In Treponema denticola, one genomic interval encodes:
- the brnQ gene encoding branched-chain amino acid transport system II carrier protein, whose amino-acid sequence MSKKTTDIIVIGFALFAMFLGAGNLIFPPTLGHLSGKDWIFSLLGFLVTGVGMPVLGIISMGKCDGQLSNFTKNINQLFGTFFIIFVMLIIGPLFAIPRTAATTYEIAIKPNFGISSVLSSFIFFAVTLFFVLTPNNVIDRVGKFLTPALIAVLGLLVIKGFFTPIGKPSDPSVDKIFLRGFKEGYQTMDALGSMILATIVISSIGAKGYTEKKSLLKMTIWTGLIACIGLGLVYGGLVYVGATGSAVLPDNLSRTEIVVQSSEILWGRGGRIVLGLAIGLACLTTSIGLTATAGEYFSKRFKDDISYRATVIIICVVSFFLSNFGVDNIISIAGPILEVIYPVAIVLIVLNLFAEFIPNKYFFHGAVIGTLSISILQGWVAAQELINNLLIKLEAFPAMDQVGMSFNTTINVLKTLPFEGIGFPWLLPAFGLSLLLGFGYIIMQKTEKAPSMKKESQEKDE is encoded by the coding sequence ATGAGCAAAAAGACCACCGATATTATTGTTATAGGTTTTGCTTTATTTGCTATGTTTTTAGGAGCCGGAAACTTGATATTTCCGCCTACTTTGGGACACTTATCGGGAAAAGACTGGATTTTTTCTCTTTTAGGTTTTTTGGTAACCGGTGTCGGAATGCCGGTTTTGGGTATAATATCTATGGGAAAGTGCGATGGGCAACTTTCCAATTTTACTAAAAATATAAACCAATTATTCGGAACTTTTTTTATAATCTTTGTTATGCTTATAATAGGGCCTCTTTTTGCTATTCCAAGAACGGCAGCTACCACTTATGAGATAGCTATCAAACCTAATTTTGGGATAAGCTCTGTTCTATCGTCCTTTATATTTTTTGCGGTTACTCTTTTCTTTGTTTTAACCCCTAATAATGTTATCGATAGGGTAGGAAAGTTTTTAACGCCTGCCTTGATAGCCGTTCTAGGCCTCTTGGTCATAAAAGGCTTTTTTACTCCCATCGGTAAACCCTCAGATCCTTCAGTCGATAAGATATTTTTAAGAGGCTTTAAAGAAGGCTATCAAACTATGGACGCTCTAGGATCCATGATATTGGCAACTATAGTTATTTCAAGTATCGGTGCAAAAGGCTACACGGAAAAAAAATCTCTTTTAAAGATGACAATCTGGACGGGTCTTATAGCCTGTATAGGCTTAGGTCTTGTTTACGGCGGGCTCGTATATGTAGGAGCAACAGGAAGCGCTGTTTTACCCGACAATCTTTCTCGAACCGAGATTGTAGTTCAGTCCAGCGAAATATTATGGGGACGGGGAGGACGGATAGTTTTAGGTTTGGCAATAGGCTTGGCATGTTTGACTACCTCAATAGGTCTTACTGCAACTGCAGGAGAGTATTTTTCTAAAAGATTTAAAGATGATATAAGCTATCGTGCAACCGTTATAATTATCTGTGTCGTAAGTTTTTTCCTTTCAAATTTCGGTGTAGATAATATTATCTCTATTGCAGGACCGATTCTTGAGGTCATCTATCCTGTAGCAATCGTGTTGATAGTTTTAAATTTGTTTGCAGAATTTATACCGAACAAGTATTTTTTCCATGGTGCGGTAATAGGCACTCTTTCGATAAGTATCCTTCAAGGTTGGGTTGCGGCTCAAGAGCTTATCAACAACTTACTTATAAAACTGGAAGCATTTCCGGCTATGGATCAGGTGGGTATGAGTTTTAATACCACCATCAATGTATTAAAGACTCTCCCCTTTGAAGGCATAGGATTTCCGTGGCTCCTTCCTGCATTTGGGCTTTCTCTTTTGTTAGGTTTTGGTTATATTATTATGCAAAAAACGGAAAAGGCTCCTTCAATGAAGAAGGAATCTCAAGAAAAGGATGAATAA
- a CDS encoding bactofilin family protein, with amino-acid sequence MAQIEKVDLLDLDEEDYDTVLAPDIYFSGKIECKKPFMIKGHVDGLLVSSSDVTVDENSVVKANIRADRVVIKGSVEGNVLADTIVHVFSCGRLIGDVTAPEVVLESGCTFNGICTMTKDNQVGI; translated from the coding sequence ATGGCTCAGATAGAAAAAGTTGATTTACTTGATTTGGATGAAGAAGATTACGATACGGTTCTAGCTCCAGATATCTATTTTAGCGGTAAAATAGAATGTAAAAAGCCTTTTATGATTAAAGGTCATGTTGACGGACTTTTGGTTTCCTCAAGCGATGTAACCGTTGATGAAAATTCTGTTGTTAAGGCTAATATCCGTGCTGATAGGGTAGTAATCAAGGGCTCTGTTGAAGGTAATGTACTAGCCGATACAATTGTTCATGTTTTTTCCTGCGGGCGCTTAATAGGTGATGTTACAGCTCCTGAAGTAGTTCTTGAAAGCGGCTGTACTTTTAACGGAATTTGTACTATGACAAAGGATAACCAAGTTGGCATATAA
- the rpmI gene encoding 50S ribosomal protein L35: MPKMKSKRAAKKRFSLTASGKVKYKQMNKGHIMTKKSQKRVRRLKKSAILSEADSMKMRKQLLPYG; the protein is encoded by the coding sequence ATGCCTAAGATGAAGAGTAAAAGAGCTGCTAAAAAAAGATTTTCTCTTACTGCAAGCGGTAAGGTAAAATACAAGCAGATGAACAAGGGTCATATTATGACTAAAAAATCTCAAAAACGGGTACGCCGTCTTAAGAAATCGGCCATTCTTTCAGAGGCTGACAGCATGAAGATGCGCAAGCAGTTATTACCCTACGGTTAA
- a CDS encoding YaiI/YqxD family protein, giving the protein MKIWVDADSCPVRIRQITAKAGFRLNIPVVFAANREIPLSKYDNVKMVVTENTEQAADLYITENSVEGDLAITRDIPLAKLLVDKGLYVINDRGTIFTHDNINTYLSARNFMYELQANGLAPEKTSSFGKKEIQKFSNLLDCILTKILK; this is encoded by the coding sequence ATGAAAATCTGGGTAGATGCAGATTCATGTCCTGTTAGAATAAGGCAGATTACAGCTAAGGCCGGATTTCGTCTTAATATTCCGGTTGTTTTTGCTGCGAACAGAGAAATTCCCTTATCCAAATATGATAATGTGAAGATGGTTGTTACTGAAAACACGGAGCAGGCAGCCGACCTTTACATTACCGAAAACTCGGTTGAAGGAGATTTGGCTATAACGAGGGATATTCCATTGGCGAAACTTTTGGTAGATAAGGGGCTTTATGTGATAAACGACAGAGGAACGATTTTTACCCATGATAACATAAATACCTACTTATCTGCAAGAAATTTTATGTATGAATTACAGGCCAACGGTCTTGCTCCGGAAAAAACAAGCTCTTTCGGAAAAAAAGAAATTCAAAAATTTTCAAATCTTTTGGATTGTATTTTAACAAAAATCTTAAAATAA
- the mtaB gene encoding tRNA (N(6)-L-threonylcarbamoyladenosine(37)-C(2))-methylthiotransferase MtaB, with product MNDFFSVRIETLGCRLNQVESEALAVRFAEAGFNVFSKENNDSSLAVKLCIVNTCTVTGKAEQKARRLIRLLLKQHEDAVVLVTGCYAELEAEAIENIDKRVIAFSGKKKDELDGLPVFLKDADFSTHTVLKDLILSFRSNVYLKKTKENSLDKNSLPNKSDSLKSMFKLSSSTFFFHSRASLKVQDGCNNACAYCRIRLARGTSISLPAEEAVRRIVQIEKNGAHEVVLSGVNLSQYKDERYGGFASLLSMLLKNTTQIRIRISSMYPECVDEDVLKVIEDKRICPHFHLSVQSGSNKILKAMNRPYMEADIINAIYNLRKVKDNPFIGCDIITGFPSETDEDFLKTFTMCEDLKIPGIHVFPFSARPGTKAFLMRPQVPEREAGRRASILSALSEKNYQSYLASCSGKIFFGVIEKPVKHQPLRVVTENYLSLPLKTHGETENYRGGEGIFVLIKEGMAYPFFG from the coding sequence ATGAATGATTTCTTTTCCGTTAGGATAGAAACTCTCGGCTGCCGCTTAAATCAAGTGGAATCGGAGGCTCTTGCAGTCCGTTTTGCCGAGGCCGGCTTCAATGTTTTTTCAAAAGAAAATAACGACTCATCCTTGGCTGTAAAACTTTGCATTGTCAATACTTGTACGGTTACGGGAAAGGCCGAACAAAAAGCCCGCCGTCTTATAAGGCTTTTATTAAAACAGCATGAGGATGCTGTCGTTCTGGTTACCGGCTGTTATGCAGAGTTGGAAGCGGAAGCTATTGAAAATATTGATAAACGGGTCATAGCCTTTTCGGGTAAAAAAAAAGATGAACTTGACGGTTTACCTGTATTTTTAAAAGATGCAGATTTTAGTACCCACACCGTTTTAAAAGATCTCATCCTATCCTTCCGTTCCAATGTGTATTTAAAAAAAACTAAAGAAAATTCATTGGATAAAAATTCTTTGCCCAATAAGTCTGATAGCCTAAAGTCGATGTTTAAACTAAGCTCTTCAACATTTTTTTTCCATTCCCGGGCTAGTTTAAAAGTACAAGACGGCTGTAATAATGCTTGTGCCTATTGTAGAATAAGACTTGCTCGCGGTACTTCCATTTCTTTACCGGCCGAAGAAGCTGTACGCCGTATAGTGCAAATAGAAAAAAACGGTGCGCATGAAGTCGTGCTTTCTGGGGTTAATCTATCTCAGTATAAAGATGAGCGCTATGGCGGTTTCGCATCTCTTTTATCCATGCTTTTAAAAAATACAACACAAATAAGAATCCGTATTTCGAGTATGTATCCGGAATGTGTGGATGAAGATGTGCTTAAGGTTATAGAGGATAAAAGAATCTGTCCCCATTTTCATCTTTCGGTGCAGTCAGGAAGCAATAAAATTCTAAAAGCTATGAATAGGCCCTATATGGAGGCGGATATAATAAATGCTATATATAATTTACGCAAGGTAAAGGATAATCCTTTTATCGGATGCGATATCATTACAGGTTTTCCGTCCGAGACGGACGAAGATTTTTTAAAAACATTTACTATGTGTGAAGATCTGAAGATTCCGGGAATCCATGTATTTCCTTTTTCGGCCCGTCCGGGAACAAAGGCCTTTTTAATGAGGCCTCAGGTTCCTGAAAGAGAGGCCGGAAGAAGGGCTTCTATCCTTTCCGCTTTGAGCGAAAAGAACTATCAATCTTATTTGGCTTCATGCAGCGGAAAAATATTTTTCGGTGTTATAGAAAAACCTGTAAAGCATCAGCCTTTAAGGGTCGTAACTGAAAACTATTTAAGCCTCCCTTTAAAAACTCATGGTGAGACTGAAAATTATAGGGGAGGAGAAGGGATTTTTGTGCTAATAAAAGAAGGAATGGCTTATCCGTTTTTCGGTTAG
- the zapB gene encoding cell division protein ZapB produces MLNLDQVRLLESKVERAVQMIKSLHTEKDSLKKEIEVRDKRISELEKLIVAFKDDQSKIEEGIINALNQLSAFEDASYTRKNEVRPQAAETETPEPSQEPAPAVPPKKEQTAQETALKEEPVSDNLQKDLDDVLGQAAANKQMDIF; encoded by the coding sequence ATGCTCAATCTCGATCAGGTAAGACTTCTTGAAAGCAAGGTAGAAAGGGCCGTACAAATGATAAAAAGCCTTCATACCGAAAAAGATTCTCTAAAGAAAGAAATTGAAGTTAGAGACAAACGCATTTCCGAGTTGGAGAAACTTATAGTAGCTTTTAAGGATGACCAATCTAAGATCGAGGAAGGAATAATCAACGCACTTAATCAATTAAGTGCGTTTGAGGATGCCTCTTATACAAGAAAGAATGAGGTAAGGCCTCAAGCTGCAGAAACAGAAACGCCTGAGCCCTCACAAGAACCTGCTCCTGCAGTCCCTCCTAAAAAAGAGCAGACGGCACAAGAAACCGCTTTAAAGGAAGAACCTGTTTCCGATAATCTTCAAAAAGATCTTGATGATGTTCTAGGGCAAGCCGCTGCAAATAAGCAGATGGATATATTTTAG
- a CDS encoding tetratricopeptide repeat protein, which yields MKNRFILPVLICLFFISCKQDADLYLYDNMDNLAYEQKTLIEVLKNTESKEMSFAVKDRIAKNLKVKKKHKSLIVFLSSLIENNPDDIYKAYWLLMLANEYMEQKMPESAAYFFERVIKLDNDMEVSGKSIQYLSLKNLINITNEPKRLVEYYSLLLSNFYDSIDPAYSYFMLAQNYEKLGEWNSAIQAYSKFISLGRFDLVIPGIPDNYGYARKIVDYSTSTKNWTMESLDELLKIIKAAIQRKDFDTLERYRSKVNFFSMAWKQELSDIYGSPDFSLRNFMLGSYIKIEPEIDPSSTPYEAYLKTSGWNQYSRIWYLYFRKVNFPADPEIHGRWEWAGIYYGEKI from the coding sequence ATGAAAAATAGATTTATTTTACCGGTATTGATTTGTCTTTTTTTTATAAGCTGTAAACAAGATGCCGACTTATATTTATATGATAATATGGATAACTTGGCATATGAGCAAAAAACGCTTATTGAGGTTTTAAAAAATACGGAAAGCAAAGAGATGAGTTTTGCCGTTAAAGATAGAATTGCAAAAAATCTCAAAGTTAAAAAAAAGCATAAGTCTCTGATTGTTTTTTTAAGTTCTCTTATCGAAAATAATCCCGATGATATTTATAAAGCTTATTGGCTTTTGATGTTAGCAAATGAATATATGGAACAAAAAATGCCTGAGTCTGCCGCTTACTTTTTTGAAAGGGTGATAAAACTTGATAATGATATGGAAGTCTCCGGCAAATCTATTCAATACTTAAGCCTAAAGAATTTAATAAATATAACAAACGAGCCTAAACGCCTTGTCGAATATTATTCTCTTTTACTTTCAAATTTTTATGACAGCATTGATCCTGCCTATTCTTATTTTATGCTTGCACAAAATTATGAAAAATTGGGAGAATGGAATTCGGCTATTCAAGCTTATTCAAAATTTATAAGTCTCGGACGCTTTGATTTGGTTATTCCCGGCATTCCGGATAATTACGGTTATGCTCGAAAAATTGTCGATTACAGCACTTCGACAAAAAACTGGACAATGGAAAGCCTGGATGAACTTTTAAAAATTATCAAAGCTGCAATTCAAAGAAAAGATTTTGATACCTTGGAAAGGTACCGCTCAAAGGTAAACTTTTTTTCGATGGCATGGAAACAGGAACTTTCAGATATTTACGGTTCCCCTGATTTTTCTTTAAGAAACTTTATGCTGGGCAGTTATATAAAAATTGAACCGGAAATCGATCCGTCATCAACCCCTTATGAAGCTTACCTTAAAACCTCAGGTTGGAATCAATATTCCAGAATTTGGTATTTATATTTTAGGAAGGTTAACTTTCCTGCGGATCCCGAGATTCATGGAAGATGGGAATGGGCCGGTATTTATTACGGAGAAAAAATTTAG
- a CDS encoding cell division protein ZapA, translated as MSKGQLNIDLLGTSFAIQANETDEYLNKIYNHYLHVLDQVRQSSSVKDPLKLAILAGILIADELYKEELSEQGSQDIIKDAFDIEKSAMRMIEKINEVI; from the coding sequence ATGAGCAAGGGACAATTAAATATAGATTTACTGGGAACTTCCTTTGCCATTCAAGCCAATGAGACCGATGAATATCTAAATAAAATCTACAATCATTATTTACATGTTTTAGATCAAGTAAGACAAAGTTCAAGTGTTAAAGATCCGCTAAAACTGGCAATCCTTGCAGGTATTCTGATTGCGGATGAGCTATATAAAGAAGAATTATCGGAACAAGGTTCTCAAGATATAATTAAAGATGCCTTTGATATCGAAAAATCCGCTATGAGAATGATAGAAAAAATAAATGAGGTGATATGA
- the rplT gene encoding 50S ribosomal protein L20, with product MSRSTSSDRRITRRKAILKQAKGFRGRRGTNFKAARDAVRKALLHSYVGRKDKKSDMRQIWITRINAAVRAEGITYSRFIAGMNKAGIQLNRKALSNMAIEDPTAFKAVVEASKKALGV from the coding sequence ATGTCAAGATCAACAAGCAGTGATAGAAGAATTACAAGAAGAAAAGCTATATTAAAGCAAGCCAAGGGCTTTAGAGGCCGCCGCGGTACCAACTTTAAGGCCGCCCGCGATGCAGTTCGAAAGGCCTTGCTTCACAGCTATGTAGGAAGAAAAGATAAAAAGAGCGATATGAGGCAGATATGGATTACCCGTATCAATGCAGCCGTCAGGGCTGAGGGTATTACCTATTCACGCTTTATTGCCGGAATGAATAAGGCCGGAATCCAATTAAACCGAAAGGCTCTTTCAAACATGGCTATCGAAGATCCTACCGCTTTTAAAGCTGTAGTGGAAGCTTCAAAAAAGGCTTTGGGAGTTTAA
- the infC gene encoding translation initiation factor IF-3 gives MAEVKGLRINDQIRVREVRLIGVNGEQAGIVPTIEAVKMAAEAGLDLVEVAPTAKPPVCKIIDYGKYRFQMEKKLRDSKKNQKQQMMREIRMQPKIHDHDLEFKSAHIKKFLDGGDKVKVTVRFWGRELAHTELGYEVLNKVLEKLGGEEACTLEKKPAMEGRTMSMTLSPKQKK, from the coding sequence TTGGCTGAAGTAAAAGGTTTGCGGATAAATGATCAAATCCGCGTAAGAGAGGTTAGGTTAATCGGGGTTAATGGAGAACAAGCCGGTATTGTTCCCACTATTGAGGCTGTAAAGATGGCCGCAGAAGCCGGACTTGACCTTGTTGAAGTTGCACCTACCGCGAAGCCTCCGGTTTGCAAAATAATAGATTACGGTAAATATCGATTTCAAATGGAGAAAAAGCTCCGTGACTCCAAGAAAAATCAAAAGCAGCAGATGATGAGAGAAATCAGAATGCAGCCTAAGATACATGACCATGATCTTGAGTTTAAATCCGCACATATTAAAAAATTCCTTGACGGCGGCGATAAAGTAAAGGTAACCGTGCGTTTTTGGGGACGCGAACTTGCTCATACTGAGCTCGGTTATGAAGTTTTAAACAAGGTTTTGGAAAAACTTGGGGGTGAAGAAGCCTGTACCCTCGAGAAAAAACCTGCTATGGAAGGACGGACAATGTCTATGACATTGAGTCCCAAACAAAAAAAATAA
- a CDS encoding tetratricopeptide repeat protein yields the protein MFEIFAQDKPDALVLYKNGRYAEAIAVCEAEIKENPNNLNSYVVITWALLASGQYEKTYDMTIDGRKIAQTDPRLIATQAEACFHLGKNSEALKLFQDYISYAPNGVRIPSSYYFMGEIYLRMGKYRHADISFSVAVTLDSFNSLWWVRLGYAREQTKEYSYSLEAYNKALSLNKNLIDAQKGRERVLQRF from the coding sequence ATGTTTGAGATTTTTGCTCAAGATAAACCCGATGCCTTGGTATTATATAAAAACGGTAGATATGCTGAAGCGATTGCCGTTTGTGAGGCTGAAATAAAAGAAAATCCGAATAATCTTAATAGTTATGTTGTAATTACGTGGGCATTATTGGCCTCAGGTCAATATGAAAAAACTTATGATATGACAATCGACGGCCGAAAGATTGCACAAACAGATCCTCGTCTTATTGCCACTCAGGCAGAGGCCTGTTTTCATCTTGGTAAAAATTCTGAAGCCCTTAAGCTTTTTCAGGATTATATTTCATACGCTCCTAATGGAGTGCGTATTCCTTCCTCCTATTATTTTATGGGGGAAATATATTTACGAATGGGAAAGTACAGGCATGCCGATATTTCGTTTTCAGTAGCCGTTACTTTGGATTCTTTTAACAGTCTTTGGTGGGTTCGTTTAGGCTATGCACGGGAACAGACGAAGGAATATAGCTATTCTCTGGAAGCTTATAACAAGGCCCTAAGTTTGAATAAAAATCTTATAGACGCACAAAAGGGCCGTGAAAGGGTCTTGCAGCGTTTTTAG
- a CDS encoding Rpn family recombination-promoting nuclease/putative transposase, with translation MLKKFEDLTLQDDFMFCKVMQNTDLCKRLIEIILADTIGKIAYISIQHNINTYEQAKSVRFDVLVQAENGKLYDVEMQVSNERNIPKRMRFYQAAIDISFLDKGNSYNNLNDSFIIFICTFDAIGKNRPVYTFENLCIEDKNTPLQDGTRKVIINAEAFNNTEDKELKEFLEYLKTGEATNEFTREIETMIQEIKQNEQARQEYRLMSTFEMDARYKGIYENKRETAKILKQLGDSLQKIMQVTGLTESEIEKL, from the coding sequence ATGCTAAAAAAATTTGAAGATTTAACATTACAGGATGACTTTATGTTTTGTAAGGTTATGCAAAATACGGATTTGTGTAAAAGACTCATCGAGATAATTCTAGCTGATACAATCGGTAAAATTGCATATATCTCGATACAGCATAATATTAACACCTACGAACAGGCAAAATCCGTAAGATTTGATGTTTTAGTACAGGCAGAAAACGGTAAATTATACGATGTGGAAATGCAGGTAAGCAACGAGAGGAATATCCCTAAACGGATGCGGTTTTACCAAGCTGCCATAGATATTTCTTTTTTGGACAAAGGCAATTCCTATAATAACTTAAACGACAGTTTTATAATTTTTATCTGTACCTTTGATGCTATAGGCAAAAATAGGCCTGTTTATACCTTTGAAAATCTTTGTATAGAGGACAAAAATACCCCTTTACAAGACGGCACACGAAAGGTTATAATAAATGCAGAGGCCTTTAATAACACTGAAGACAAAGAATTAAAAGAATTTTTAGAATACCTTAAAACAGGGGAAGCAACAAATGAATTTACAAGGGAGATAGAAACTATGATACAAGAAATAAAACAAAATGAACAGGCAAGGCAAGAATACAGGTTAATGTCTACTTTTGAGATGGACGCTAGGTATAAGGGTATTTATGAAAATAAGCGCGAAACGGCTAAAATATTAAAACAGTTGGGTGACTCGTTGCAAAAAATTATGCAAGTTACAGGTCTTACCGAATCCGAAAT